The genomic stretch ATATCGCCACACTTTCCCCTATCCCCCTCCCTATCCTCTTCTAATTCCCGCCTACTCCTACCCCAGAACATTATTATGAGCTGTTTTGCCTCGTAGATAAGAGGGTTTTTTGGCGACGGAAAAGCGAAAGATGTTCTGCTTAGACAAAGTCTTCAGCAGAACCCACGTAATCCTTCCTTGGATTCCCTCCAATGGCCCAGCAGTTGGCCGCCAAGAATGACCCAAGTATGACGACAGCGCGTCCAGTGTCGATGGCCCTGTGGGCATTGCGTCTACGCCCGAGGTTTTCAGGTCTCCTCTCCCTGCCGCCTCACCCTCCCAACCCTCACCACGACTAGAGCCATTTAGATATTCATACCAATGCTTTCCCGCCAGGACGCATTGACCCCCAGAGGAATCGACTTCTCCGGGGGTCATTTTTATTGTTCAGATATTAGTAGCGACTCCGGCGGACGAGAGAATGTTGAAAGCAGCAAAGAATGAATAGAGCGCCAGGGTCAACCCCCGGGCGCTTTTTGGGCGCCACCAGGTTTCGGGCCATCCGCGTGTTAGGGCCTTCGGGCAGATGGACGCTGGCAGTGGGGCACAGATATCTCTGTCTCAGGCATTCCCAAGATTGACCAAGCGGTGAACCATGGCACCGTCTCGGACTAGACCATGATGGCAGGGTATAAAAGATGCTCACTTCGGTGAGTGGGTCCTAATTCCCTACGGATGCCAAGCATGGCATTCAGGTCGAGGGATACCTGGACCCTTCCCTATGGGGCCGCACTTGACTTGGATGCGGACATATTTGGAACGCTAACCAGCACTTAGGGAAATCGCGGGTACCGGAGGCCCAGGGAATCTCTGGGGTGTCGTCAGGAGGGTGGGCGGCCATCCAAGTCCCTCACTTCAGGGTGGGGTCATAGATACCTCTATGTCTTCTTTCCTTCTGCACCCACGTCTCCCTAGTCTTGGTGTGCGCTCATCTACTCTCGTGCCGAATGAGTTCTATCGTGAGGGATAGAGCATATTGGAATTAGGAGAACTTCCAGTTCTGCCTGCGCACGTAGTCAAGAAACGTTATTGTGGAGACATTGAATTCGGCAGCCACGTTAGGAATCTTTTGGTTATGGTCAGCAGTTCCAGGGCCCTTCTTAGTCTCCTCGGTCACGATAGTCGCTCTTTCCGCCTTCGCGTGCGCAATGATAAATGGGTCTGCCTCATTTACCTGGCCTTGTACCCATCCGGGGTGCGCTGATGCAATCTCCGCGACTGTCATGAGCTCGACGTCAGTTACTGGGCAGACAAACCCGGGAAGATTCTTTGCCCAGGTGTGGAGTTCGTCGCCGCCTCGGTGCACCTCGCGAAGGATTGCCTCACATATACAGCTATTTCCTGCTGCGACCGCACCTTCCAGTCGGTCCCACATAGCTGGGAAGATGTCTCGTGGATAGCGTCGAACGAGGCCGACAAGGATGTTTGTATCCAGGGTGAATTTCACCGCGCGCCGCCGGTACGGTAGTATTCTTGCAGCATTTGCTCGACAGTTGGAAGTCGCGCGTTTAGGAGATACGTGGCGTCAACAAGGTCGACCCGCCCGTCTTCAAGAGCTCCTGCAACAACGCCAATAAAGGTGCTTCCCAGGTCTCTGTAGCGAAGCTTCCATTGGGGCACGAAACCACTCTTCTTCTTGGTCGTTTCCCGCGCACGCTCCCAAGCATCATCGCTGGCCATTCTGA from Arachnia propionica encodes the following:
- a CDS encoding DUF4411 family protein, with the protein product MKFTLDTNILVGLVRRYPRDIFPAMWDRLEGAVAAGNSCICEAILREVHRGGDELHTWAKNLPGFVCPVTDVELMTVAEIASAHPGWVQGQVNEADPFIIAHAKAERATIVTEETKKGPGTADHNQKIPNVAAEFNVSTITFLDYVRRQNWKFS